One genomic region from Streptomyces sp. NBC_01431 encodes:
- a CDS encoding alkaline phosphatase family protein, which translates to MSGESQPRARTAFLTALGVAVSSAGLWLGFGGTSHAATGVPTPDHVVVVVFENHAYDQVVGSSSAPYINSLASGGANLTASYAETHPSQPNYYAMFSGSTQGITDDSCVTPGFSSAPNLASELIAAGKTWASYNESLPDQGATDCRSGDYAQKHNPWFGFSNVPTELAYTFDQFPNDYSTLPQVSYVVPNLCSDMHDCSVSTGDTWLKNNLGAYADWAQSHNSLLAITFDEDNRLSGNRIPTVLYGQPVTPGSSSSATYNHYNLLRTIEDMYGASHAGEAANSSDITGIWAS; encoded by the coding sequence ATGTCCGGTGAATCCCAACCCCGAGCCCGTACTGCGTTCTTGACCGCTCTGGGCGTGGCCGTTTCGTCGGCCGGGCTCTGGCTCGGCTTCGGCGGCACGTCGCATGCCGCGACGGGGGTTCCGACCCCCGACCATGTGGTGGTCGTGGTCTTCGAGAACCACGCGTACGACCAAGTGGTCGGCAGCTCCAGCGCTCCGTACATCAACTCGCTGGCGTCGGGCGGCGCCAACCTGACGGCCTCGTACGCCGAGACGCACCCGAGTCAGCCGAACTACTACGCGATGTTCTCCGGCTCGACGCAGGGCATTACGGATGACAGCTGTGTCACCCCCGGCTTCTCCTCCGCGCCCAACCTGGCCTCCGAGCTGATCGCGGCCGGCAAGACGTGGGCCAGCTACAACGAATCGCTGCCCGACCAGGGGGCGACCGACTGCCGGAGCGGCGACTACGCGCAGAAGCACAACCCGTGGTTCGGCTTCTCCAATGTGCCCACGGAGTTGGCGTACACGTTCGACCAGTTCCCCAACGACTACAGCACATTGCCGCAGGTGTCGTACGTTGTGCCGAACCTGTGCAGCGACATGCACGACTGCTCGGTGTCCACTGGCGACACCTGGCTGAAGAACAACCTCGGTGCGTACGCGGACTGGGCACAGAGCCACAACAGTCTGCTGGCGATCACCTTCGACGAGGACAACCGGCTCAGTGGCAACAGGATCCCGACGGTGCTCTACGGCCAGCCGGTGACCCCGGGCTCCTCGTCCTCAGCCACGTACAACCACTACAACCTGCTGCGCACGATCGAGGACATGTATGGTGCCTCGCATGCAGGAGAGGCTGCCAACTCCTCTGACATCACCGGGATTTGGGCCTCTTGA
- a CDS encoding ATP-grasp domain-containing protein: MITSLNDARDVLRNARTLGFTPRPFLLLPLLRAGCLAALVSGQQEDAGWAARFGVECFSAEEFTRLRDDAGGRREMRHLLPRADSLLSRRWHGREMRLASYGQWWPEWRAELDKSGVRVVAPPVPPLPEYLVDKTLMRPWLRSLGLPTPDDTVVAELDLTVLSRKLGSSFVVQQPRGTGGHGTYLVHDGQQVDGAGDIPEGGPWLVSRYAKGVPINQHGLVTFGGTVHVLPASVQLTDLKGAGAPFGSYSGCDFGAARALPATARGRARHAVERVGRRLADMGYRGTFGVDLVVRGDDVVTLEVNCRMQSSTWLLGELELAAGVLPTQVRHVLEQHGHGTAGESLSEADAAVQLILRHSGPPARVARAPHSGRYTINPAGEAVWRGEGCCLTDCSADELAVIHLPRPGTVLAPGAALARLISRLPLTNPDGHILTTYGKEAMTAVASLFALDEMDMVRARTA, from the coding sequence GTGATCACCTCGCTGAACGACGCGCGCGACGTCTTACGAAATGCCCGCACGCTGGGCTTCACTCCCCGGCCGTTTCTGCTCCTGCCGCTGTTGCGCGCGGGGTGCCTCGCGGCTCTCGTCAGCGGGCAGCAGGAGGACGCGGGCTGGGCGGCCCGCTTCGGTGTCGAGTGCTTCTCCGCCGAGGAGTTCACCCGCTTGCGTGACGATGCCGGGGGCCGCCGCGAGATGCGGCACCTCCTGCCCCGGGCCGATTCCCTCCTGTCCCGGCGCTGGCACGGCCGCGAGATGCGGCTCGCCTCGTACGGGCAGTGGTGGCCGGAATGGCGTGCGGAACTCGACAAGTCCGGCGTGCGCGTCGTGGCCCCGCCGGTGCCGCCGCTGCCGGAGTACCTGGTGGACAAGACCCTGATGCGTCCGTGGCTCCGCTCCCTGGGGCTGCCCACCCCGGACGACACCGTGGTCGCCGAGCTCGATCTCACGGTGCTGAGCCGGAAACTCGGCTCCTCCTTCGTAGTGCAGCAGCCCCGGGGTACGGGCGGCCACGGTACTTACCTGGTGCACGACGGGCAGCAGGTGGACGGGGCCGGTGACATTCCGGAGGGAGGCCCCTGGCTGGTGAGCCGGTACGCCAAAGGCGTCCCTATCAACCAACACGGCCTGGTCACCTTCGGCGGTACGGTCCACGTTCTCCCCGCCTCCGTCCAGCTCACCGATCTCAAGGGAGCCGGGGCCCCGTTCGGCTCGTACTCCGGCTGCGACTTCGGCGCCGCCCGTGCGCTGCCGGCCACCGCCCGAGGGCGTGCCCGGCACGCCGTGGAACGGGTCGGCCGACGTCTCGCGGACATGGGCTACCGCGGCACGTTCGGCGTGGACCTGGTCGTCAGGGGTGACGACGTCGTCACCCTGGAGGTCAATTGCCGAATGCAGAGCTCCACATGGCTGCTGGGCGAGCTTGAACTGGCTGCCGGCGTCCTGCCCACCCAAGTGCGGCACGTCCTGGAACAGCACGGTCACGGCACCGCAGGCGAGTCACTGTCCGAGGCGGACGCCGCTGTACAACTGATCCTGCGCCACAGCGGGCCTCCGGCCCGGGTGGCCCGCGCGCCCCACAGCGGCCGATACACGATCAACCCGGCAGGCGAGGCGGTCTGGCGCGGCGAAGGCTGCTGCCTGACCGACTGCAGCGCCGACGAACTCGCCGTCATCCATCTGCCCCGCCCCGGCACCGTCCTGGCCCCTGGTGCCGCGCTCGCCCGCCTGATCAGCCGCCTGCCACTCACGAACCCCGACGGACACATCCTCACCACCTACGGCAAGGAAGCGATGACGGCAGTGGCCTCGCTATTCGCTCTCGACGAGATGGACATGGTCCGTGCCCGGACAGCGTGA
- a CDS encoding ATP-binding protein yields the protein MGAAGRSPPSPPRRSPILPAQAGRLNEELTRLGRIPLIVVDEVGYIPFEPEAANLFFQFISGRCERASVIVTSNKPFGRWGEVFGDDTVAAAVIDRLVRHAEVISLKGDSYRMRGRDLGRVPAANTGE from the coding sequence ATCGGTGCAGCCGGCAGATCTCCGCCCAGTCCTCCACGTCGGTCCCCCATCCTCCCGGCCCAAGCAGGACGCCTGAACGAGGAGTTGACCCGGCTGGGACGGATCCCGCTGATCGTGGTCGACGAAGTGGGTTACATCCCTTTCGAGCCCGAGGCCGCGAACCTGTTCTTCCAGTTCATCTCGGGCCGCTGCGAACGAGCCTCGGTGATCGTGACCAGCAACAAGCCCTTCGGGCGCTGGGGCGAGGTCTTCGGCGATGACACCGTCGCTGCAGCGGTGATCGACCGCCTCGTCCGCCATGCCGAGGTGATCTCGCTGAAGGGCGACAGCTATCGCATGCGCGGCCGCGACCTCGGACGGGTTCCCGCCGCCAACACCGGGGAATGA